A genome region from Arachis duranensis cultivar V14167 chromosome 6, aradu.V14167.gnm2.J7QH, whole genome shotgun sequence includes the following:
- the LOC107492307 gene encoding uncharacterized protein LOC107492307: protein MKEDPLMNSSSLASAAREVFYLITLTLLTLLLPLSFLLLSSLSTLQYYLQTLTFYYHHYSPPYLLSLALRIGPSLLCILVSILTLASLIHGFTGGNITLFPYSSSSFKPRLYTAWILLCAFQVCVGLGIEGSIQAGFYDDDGDSGSGVERSLLRRVVFLLGMHETTHVWSKMVVRPVVDDTVFGVEARKERLVERVVMAASLGSLWWWKMREDVETLVVMGEVKKEQFMDVGMGDFVGWCLYYVTVIIGIIKILKTLVWIFMISLSRRRRTRISMVETSEDNDAKV, encoded by the coding sequence ATGAAAGAAGATCCATTGATGAATTCTTCATCATTAGCTTCAGCTGCAAGGGAAGTGTTCTACCTCATCACTCTCACACTTCTCACACTCCTTTTACCCCTCTCCTTCCTCCTCCTATCAAGCCTCTCTACTCTTCAATACTACCTTCAAACCCTCACTTTCTACTACCACCATTATTCACCACCTTATCTTCTGTCCCTTGCACTTCGTATTGGTCCTTCTCTTCTCTGCATTCTTGTCTCCATTCTCACTCTTGCATCCTTGATCCATGGTTTCACCGGTGGTAACATCACCCTTTTCccatattcttcttcttcttttaagcCTCGTCTCTACACTGCGTGGATTCTTCTTTGCGCGTTCCAAGTTTGTGTTGGGTTAGGCATTGAAGGAAGCATTCAAGCTGGTTTTTACGATGATGACGGCGACTCGGGTTCTGGCGTTGAGAGGAGCCTCTTGAGGAGGGTGGTGTtcctcttggggatgcacgagaCAACACATGTTTGGTCCAAGATGGTGGTGAGGCCGGTGGTGGATGACACGGTGTTCGGGGtggaagcaaggaaggagagATTGGTTGAGAGGGTGGTGATGGCGGCGAGCCTAGGAAGCTTGTGGTGGTGGAAGATGAGGGAGGATGTAGAGACATTGGTGGTGATGGGTGAGGTAAAGAAGGAACAGTTTATGGATGTGGGAATGGGTGATTTTGTTGGATGGTGTTTGTATTATGTCACTGTCATAATTGGGATCATTAAGATTCTCAAGACTCTTGTGTGGATCTTCATGATTTCCCTctctagaagaagaagaacaaggatTTCCATGGTGGAAACTAGTGAGGACAATGACGCCAAGGTGTAA
- the LOC107492377 gene encoding uncharacterized protein LOC107492377 isoform X2 codes for MVVSEESGQLQMNLQIFCCLFLLLRLFSFPKTRALHRKGACFGTPTSAVPPNNSLRSNFQQNNKNPLLSPIPSASIKPYRYALQSQFAAITRTQNPLAASHTGVIVVYEGFPSAVVEGALENCGHRIITN; via the exons ATGGTCGTTTCTGAAGAATCAGGTCAGCTGCAGATGAACCTCCAAATTTTTTGTtgtctctttcttcttcttcgcctCTTTTCCTTCCCCAAAACTCGCGCCCTACACAGAAAAGGCGCGTGCTTTGGTACTCCCACTTCTGCTGTTCCACCCAATAATTCCCTCCGATCCAATTTCCAACAGAACAACAAGAACCCGTTACTCTCCCCAATTCCTTCTGCTTCGATCAAACCCTATCGCTATGCCCTCCAATCTCAGTTCGCTGCAATAACCCGGACGCAAAATCCTCTTGCCGCATCACATA CTGGGGTCATTGTTGTTTATGAGGGTTTCCCCTCAGCAGTAGTTGAAGGGGCACTGGAAAACTGTGGCCATAGgataataacaaattaa
- the LOC107492377 gene encoding uncharacterized protein LOC107492377 isoform X1: MVVSEESGQLQMNLQIFCCLFLLLRLFSFPKTRALHRKGACFGTPTSAVPPNNSLRSNFQQNNKNPLLSPIPSASIKPYRYALQSQFAAITRTQNPLAASHSFIYCFRFQKKELLSPKFRIAGVIVVYEGFPSAVVEGALENCGHRIITN, from the exons ATGGTCGTTTCTGAAGAATCAGGTCAGCTGCAGATGAACCTCCAAATTTTTTGTtgtctctttcttcttcttcgcctCTTTTCCTTCCCCAAAACTCGCGCCCTACACAGAAAAGGCGCGTGCTTTGGTACTCCCACTTCTGCTGTTCCACCCAATAATTCCCTCCGATCCAATTTCCAACAGAACAACAAGAACCCGTTACTCTCCCCAATTCCTTCTGCTTCGATCAAACCCTATCGCTATGCCCTCCAATCTCAGTTCGCTGCAATAACCCGGACGCAAAATCCTCTTGCCGCATCACATA GTTTCATTTATTGTTTCCGTTTCCAAAAGAAGGAACTTCTTTCCCCCAAATTTCGTATAG CTGGGGTCATTGTTGTTTATGAGGGTTTCCCCTCAGCAGTAGTTGAAGGGGCACTGGAAAACTGTGGCCATAGgataataacaaattaa
- the LOC107492378 gene encoding probable WRKY transcription factor 65 (The sequence of the model RefSeq protein was modified relative to this genomic sequence to represent the inferred CDS: added 7 bases not found in genome assembly), which produces MDANVSTKLESEETSEELKSSETQASKKRKMVEKTVVRVRIGEGNNISRLKNEGLPSDFWSWRKYGQKPIKGSPYPRGYYRCSTSKGCSAKKQVERCRTDASMIIITYTSTHNHPSPDAIISTQNLSQKPKEQEGGETTEEELSKVEEQEQEHEHEHEHEQVEEEHSTDHEKPSTTTVSMATADEKSFHYLQSPISSHEDIVVVDQEDPFKLSSEKSHERIDLLLEEEEPLCYAQIKNLTTKKSDELDFFDELEELPMSSPFLHFTRSILSDERIPVFPS; this is translated from the exons ATGGACGCCAATGTATCCACTAAACTTGAATCAGAAGAAACTTCTGAGGAGCTCAAATCATCAGAAACTCAGGCATCCAAGAAAAG GAAAATGGTTGAGAAAACTGTTGTGAGGGTGAGGATAGGAGAGGGAAACAATATCAGCAGACTGAAGAATGAAGGGCTACCTTCAGATTTTTGGTCTTGGAGGAAATATGGACAAAAGCCAATCAAAGGGTCTCCATATCCAAG GGGTTATTACAGATGCAGCACATCAAAGGGTTGTTCAGCGAAGAAGCAAGTAGAGAGATGCAGAACAGATGCTTCAATGATCATCATCACATACACCTCTACACATAATCACCCTTCTCCTGATGCAATAATCTCCACCCAGAATTTATCACAAAAACCAAAAGAACAAGAAGGTGGAGAAACCACAGAAGAAGAACTCTCAaaggtggaagaacaagaacaagaacatgaaCATGAACATGAGCATGAACAGGTTGAAGAAGAGCACAGCACGGATCATGAGAAGCCAAGTACTACTACTGTGTCTATGGCCACGGCTGATGAGAAGAGTTTCCATTACTTGCAGTCTCCAATAAGCAGCCATGAAGATATTGTTGTTGTAGACCAAGAAGATCCATTCAAGCTAAGCAGTGAGAAAAGCCATGAAAGAATAGATCTTTTGTTAGAAGAGGAAGAGCCACTATGCTATGCACAGATCAAGAACTTGACAACGAAAAAATCAGATGAACTTGATTTCTTCGATGAGCTTGAGGAGTTGCCCATGTCTTCACCTTTCTTGCACTTCACGAGGAGCATTTTATCCGATGAAAGGATTCCCGTTTTTCC
- the LOC107492293 gene encoding uncharacterized protein LOC107492293, with translation FDGGFRWYPEEQELSPLSATPPSEDAGKASSNEIAGYDTNSKRKEFSLNHCVSQASSATGAEDDKSLRKSNKDEGFHVLYNNEPGRSGSNNKRCSEGVLAPANWKGSNKSKESFESESRIADMYSERNPESMSVGQLGVTQDGLGNENKVKKVKLRVGGVTRTIQSNSSSNGASGTGTFMKSTRSSDASRSRQKQQNNSDDNHSPSEKRGGLQGLRWKGSSRGCISLGKEESLMGRTSGKNTSGQKRDKSEPVRKSKRVPKRRVLDGEFGDDDDEDDEIRYLEKLKTSKVSAVYRGEEELSKKHRKLSSVSNLENAASSRSGRDGKKRSRFEDTDYEAEEESGSDGELEDKKKRKQRKESVDVLMDGKKEMTLTTRQRALQSSKDASASGASLIEFPNGLPPAPPRKQKEKLTEVEQQLKKAEAAQRRKMQVEKAARESEAEAIRKILGQDSSRKKREEKIKKRQQELAEEKAANARMLASNTVRYVMGPSGTVVTFPEEMGLPSILNSKPISYPPPREKCAGPSCSNPYKYRDSKSKLPLCSLQCYKAVQENMAAATRA, from the exons TTTGATGGAGGATTTAGGTGGTACCCGGAAGAGCAAGAGCTGTCTCCCTTGTCAGCAACCCCCCCTTCAGAGGATGCTGGCAAGGCCTCCAGCAACGAGATTGCTGGTTATGATACTAATTCCAAGAGAAAAGAATTCAGTCTTAATCATTGTGTTTCTCAGGCCTCCTCTGCTACTGGAGCTGAGGATGATAAATCCCTAAGGAAGAGTAATAAGGATGAAGGATTCCATGTGTTATATAATAATGAACCTGGAAGGAGTGGTTCGAATAATAAACGCTGTAGCGAAGGTGTTCTTGCTCCAGCTAATTGGAAAGGGTCTAATAAATCAAAGGAGAGCTTTGAGTCAGAATCAAGAATTGCAGATATGTATAGTGAAAGGAATCCTGAGAGTATGAGTGTGGGGCAGCTTGGTGTCACCCAAGACGGATTGGGGAATGAGAACAAGGTTAAGAAGGTTAAACTCAGGGTTGGTGGTGTGACACGTACCATTCAATCTAACTCGTCGTCTAATGGTGCTTCAGGAACTGGAACATTTATGAAAAGTACACGCTCTTCAGATGCCTCAAGATCACGCCAAAAGCAACAG AATAATTCTGACGATAATCATTCTCCTTCTGAAAAGAGGGGCGGCTTACAAGGTCTTCGGTGGAAGGGATCCTCAAGGGGTTGTATTAGTCTTGGGAAGGAGGAGTCACTGATGGGGAGGACATCTGGAAAAAACACATCTGGTCAGAAAAGAGACAAATCTGAACCAGTTCGTAAGAGCAAGCGAGTACCAAAAAGGCGAGTACTGGATGGAGAATTtggtgatgacgatgatgaggatgatgagATTCGGTACTTGGAGAAGCTGAAAACATCGAAAGTTTCTGCAGTGTATAGAGGTGAAGAAGAGTTGAGTAAGAAGCATCGAAAACTCTCTAGTGTATCCAATTTGGAAAATGCTGCATCATCAAGATCAGGCAGAGATGGCAAGAAAAGGTCTAGATTTGAGGACACTGACTATGAGGCTGAAGAGGAGTCAGGCTCTGATGGCGAGCTTGAGgacaagaaaaagagaaaacagaGGAAAGAATCAGTTGATGTATTGATGGATGGTAAGAAGGAAATGACTCTCACTACACGTCAACGGGCCCTTCAATCGAGCAAAGATGCCTCAGCATCTGGTGCAAGTTTAATCGAGTTTCCCAATGGATTACCACCTGCCCCACCTAGAA AACAAAAGGAGAAGCTTACAGAAGTGGAGCAGCAACTGAAGAAAGCCGAGGCTGCTCAAAGGCGTAAAATGCAGGTTGAGAAGGCTGCCAGAGAATCTGAG GCTGAAGCTATCAGAAAAATACTTGGTCAAGATTCCAGCAGGAAGAAGcgagaagagaaaataaagaagcgTCAACAAGAACTGGCAGAG GAGAAAGCAGCCAATGCAAGAATGCTTGCATCAAACACCGTGAGATATGTGATGGGTCCTTCTGGGACAGTTGTGACCTTTCCCGAGGAAATGGGGCTCCCTAGCATATTGAACTCCAAACCCATCAG TTATCCTCCACCGCGTGAGAAGTGTGCTGGTCCATCTTGTAGCAATCCATATAAGTATCGGGATTCAAAATCAAAGCTTCCTCTTTGCAGTCTCCAATGCTACAAGGCAGTCCAGGAGAATATGGCAGCCGCAACTAGAGCATGA